The Fulvia fulva chromosome 6, complete sequence genome includes a window with the following:
- a CDS encoding Efflux pump himE translates to MGSREFCTEVTPQCPVELTTYGYRPTLAGNSIILALFGICTIAQLALGIKHRLPAFASVVCIACALECAGYGGRLMMNDNPWSSGGFKLQIVGLILAPSFLAAGIYLTFKHLVIVLGRQYSRLMPRLYPWIFISCDFASIVLQAIGGGIAASETEQLLDVGNGIIIAGIAFQVATMGVCILLAVDFAIKLWKSRSRSTADGAALENVKTYTTTTAFYYYLGCMAVAFVTIFIRCIYRLPEMAGGWGNPLMRNEKEFLILDGAMVAIAAVLMTIAHPGIFFPEMRAKNVARQAEQAEKAAGGNESP, encoded by the coding sequence ATGGGCTCACGGGAGTTCTGCACCGAAGTAACACCACAATGCCCGGTCGAGCTCACGACTTATGGTTATCGCCCTACTCTCGCCGGTAACAGCATCATCCTCGCATTATTTGGGATCTGTACCATAGCTCAACTCGCTTTGGGCATAAAACATCGCCTCCCCGCTTTCGCCTCCGTGGTGTGTATAGCATGTGCGCTAGAGTGCGCAGGATATGGAGGAAGGCTGATGATGAACGACAACCCGTGGTCGAGTGGAGGGTTTAAGCTGCAGATTGTCGGACTCATCCTCGCACCTTCTTTTCTGGCTGCCGGCATATACTTGACTTTCAAGCATCTGGTTATAGTTTTGGGGCGGCAATACTCCAGGCTGATGCCAAGACTCTACCCTTGGATCTTCATTAGCTGCGACTTTGCGAGCATTGTTTTGCAGGCGATTGGTGGTGGCATTGCGGCTAGCGAGACGGAACAGCTCCTTGATGTCGGCAACGGCATCATAATAGCCGGTATCGCATTTCAGGTTGCGACTATGGGAGTCTGTATTCTTCTGGCTGTTGACTTCGCTATCAAGCTCTGGAAGTCTCGATCACGATCTACCGCCGATGGTGCTGCATTGGAAAACGTTAAGACTTACACGACAACGACTGCGTTTTACTATTACCTGGGATGCATGGCAGTGGCGTTCGTTACGATCTTCATTCGATGCATATACCGACTTCCTGAGATGGCTGGTGGCTGGGGCAATCCTTTGATGAGGAATGAGAAAGAGTTCTTGATCTTGGATGGAGCTATGGTTGCGATTGCAGCAGTCTTGATGACGATCGCGCATCCTGGTATCTTCTTCCCCGAGATGAGGGCGAAGAATGTTGCGAGGCAAGCAGAGCAAGCAGAGAAGGCGGCGGGTGGGAATGAGAGTCCTTGA
- a CDS encoding Zn(2)-C6 fungal-type transcription factor afumD, protein MPSRRFHGKTRTGCIACKARHVKCGEERPICNNCRRRNTACEYLSDNVKQNGNPSETSSSVTDKAPEMDRFDSLDLVLMHRYSTVTSLHLFPAPESPRIWQTEVPLVAENHAVLQHGMLALAAMDLACVAAAHGDSAKFRTRGLHHQQIALPIFREMLTANDEDEQEQNVVFLFSAILVIVAFSSALSAKTRPSLAEIVDLFVLFRGPRAMWERHHNGANKQLVAALFPKDASVESSLGQLALRSTRNAPGFPKHPELDEACTEALSQLRQAKIVKHWYPQDVRAMAWFPALVSEEFMHQVHEHRPIALTVLYEYVHILAHFQDRWWISL, encoded by the exons ATGCCGAGCCGTCGATTTCACGGCAAGACACGAACAGGGTGCATAGCGTGCAAAGCCAGGCATGTGAAG TGTGGTGAAGAACGTCCAATCTGCAACAATTGCCGGCGTCGTAATACTGCTTGTGAATACCTAAGCGACAACGTCAAGCAGAATGGGAATCCCTCAGAGACGAGCTCTAGTGTCACGGACAAAGCGCCGGAGATGGACCGCTTCGACAGCTTGGACCTGGTCTTGATGCATAGGTATTCAACGGTGACATCGCTGCATCTGTTTCCAGCTCCAGAGTCGCCCAGGATCTGGCAGACAGAAGTACCACTTGTCGCTGAGAACCATGCTGTACTTCAACACGGCATGCTGGCTCTTGCAGCAATGGACCTTGCTTGTGTAGCGGCCGCCCATGGTGATTCTGCCAAATTTCGCACTCGTGGACTTCACCATCAGCAAATAGCTCTGCCGATATTCCGGGAGATGTTGACTGCCAACGACGAGGACGAGCAGGAGCAGAACGTTGTGTTTCTCTTTTCTGCCATTCTGGTGATTGTGGCTTTCTCATCTGCTCTTTCGGCCAAGACGAGACCAAGTCTCGCTGAAATTGTCGATCTGTTCGTGCTATTCCGGGGGCCAAGGGCCATGTGGGAACGACATCATAATGGTGCGAACAAGCAGCTGGTTGCGGCACTCTTTCCCAAGGATGCGTCCGTAGAGTCCAGCCTTGGTCAACTGGCATTGCGGTCAACGAGAAACGCCCCAGGTTTCCCTAAACATCCCGAACTTGACGAAGCTTGCACGGAAGCCTTGTCTCAGCTCAGACAAGCAAAGATAGTAAAGCATTGGTACCCGCAGGACGTTCGCGCGATGGCGTG GTTTCCAGCTTTGGTCTCCGAAGAGTTTATGCATCAAGTGCATGAGCATCGGCCGATCGCGCTGACAGTACTCTACGAATATGTACACATTCTGGCGCACTTCCAGGACAGGTGGTGGATCAGTCTGTAG
- a CDS encoding DNA-directed RNA polymerase subunit N translates to MIIPIRCFTCGKPIAHLFETYVNLISTEVPDPEASAITGEPETKMMDDGDAMDIIGLTRYCCRRMMLTHVDLVQKFLGYKTADAHKIMEDIKKEMSTQGTKY, encoded by the exons ATGATCATTCCAATCCGCTGCTTCACCTGCGGCAAACCCATTGCCCACCTCTTCGAAACCTACGTCAACCTCATCTCCACCGAAGTCCCCGACCCCGAAGCCAGCGCCATAACGGGCGAACCCGAAACGAAGATGATGGATGATGGCGAT GCTATGGATATCATTGGCCTAACACGATATTGTTGTAGAAGAATGATGCTGACGCATGTCGACTTGGTCCAGAAGTTTCTAGGGTATAAGACAGCGGATGCGCATAAGATCATGGAGGATATAAAAAAAGAAATGAGCACACAAGGGACTAAGTACTGA